The genomic DNA CGAGATGACGGTGTCGGTCGCGCCGGTGACCTCGCGTCCTTCGTACGGGTTGTAGTCCACCTTCATGTGCAGCGTCTTCACCGAGAGGCGGACCTTCTTCCGCGGGTCGAAGACGACGAGGTCCGCGTCGGAGCCGGGGGCGATGGTGCCCTTGCGCGGGAACAGGCCGAAGATCTTCGCCGGCGCGGTGGACGTCAGCTCCACGAAGCGGTTCAGCGAGATGCGGCCGGTGCGCACGCCGCCGTCGTACACGAGGCTCATGCGCGTTTCGATGCCCGGCGCGCCGTTCGGGATCTTCGAGAAGTCTCCCTCGCCGAGCGTCTTCTGCTCCTTCATGCAGAAGGGGCAGTGGTCGGTGGAGATGGCCTGCAGGTCGTTGAACGCCAGCCCGCGCCACAGCCGCTCCTGCGTCTCTTTCGATCGCAGGGGCGGGCTCATCACGTACTTCGCTCCCTCGAACCCCGGCTCCTCGTAGTTGTCGTACGACAGGAACAGGTACTGCGGGCAGGTCTCGGCAAATGCCGGCAGGCCGCGGTCGCGCGCCTCGGTGACCATCTCGAGCGCCTCGGCCGCCGACAGATGGACGATGTAGACCGGCACGTCGGCGATTTCCGCGAGCGCGATCGCGCGGTGCGTCGCTTCCGCCTCGGCGCGCGCGGGGCGCGTGAGGGCGTGGTACTTCGGCGCGGTCTTCCCTTCGGCGAGCGCCTTCTTGACCAGGACGTCGATGACGCCGCCGTTCTCGGCGTGCATGCAGATCGTGCCGCCGTTTCGCCCGGTCCGCAGCAGCGCCCGGAAGATGCTCGCGTCGTCCAGCATGAAGACGCCCGGGTAGGCCATGAACAGCTTGAACGAGCTGACCCCCTGCCGCACGAGCGCGTCCATCTCCTGCTCCACCTGGCCGGTCAGCTCGGTGATGATCATGTGGAAGCCGTAGTCGATCGCGGCCCTGCCCTCCGCCTTCTTCATCCACGCCTCCCACGCGTGATGCAGCGTCTGGCCGTGGTACTGGATGGCGAAGTCGACGACCGTCGTCGTGCCGCCGTGGGCGGCGGCGATCGTGCCGGACTCGAAGTCGTCGGCCGACGTCGTGCCGCCGAAGGGCATGTCGAGATGCGTGTGCGCGTCGATGCCGCCGGGGAGCACGTACTTGCCGGCTGCGTCGATGACGCGGTCCGCCTGCATGGAGAGCGACGAGCCGATCGTCGTGATCGTCTCGCCGTCGATGAAGACGTCGCCCCGATAGAGATCGGTCGCGGTGACGATCGTGCCGTTCTTGATCAGGAGGGTCATCGCGGCTCCACCATCGCGCCGTAGCTCTCTGGCCGCCGATCGCGATAGAACTGCCAGACGCGGCGCACGTCTTCAATCATGTCCAGGTCCATCTCGGCGGTGACCAGCTCGTCCCTGTCCTCCGATCCCTGCGCGAGGAAATTGCCGCGCGGATCGACGAAGTAGGACGTGCCGTAGAACCTGCCGATGTTCCAGGGGGCCTCGGTGCCCACGCGGTTGCTGCACGCCATGAAGTAGCCGTTCGCCACCGCGTGCGCCGGCTGCTCGAGCTTCCACAGGTACTGCGAGAGGCCGGCGACGGTCGCCGACGGATTGAAGACGATTTCGGCGCCGTTCAGGCCCAGCAGCCGCGCGCCTTCCGGGAAGTGCCGGTCGTAGCAGATGTACACGCCAATCGTCGCGAAGCGCGTCTTGAACACGGGGTAGCCCAGGTTGCCCGGTTTGAAAAAGTACTTCTCCCAGAAGCCGGAAGTGTGGGGGATGTGGTTCTTGCGGTACTTGCCGAGGTATGCCCCGTCCGAATCGTACACGGCGGCGGTGTTGTAGTAGACGCCGGCCTGTTCGCGCTCGTACACGGGGACGACCATCGCCATCCGGTACTTCTTCGCGTACTGCGCCATCAGCTCGGTGGTGGGGCCAGGCACTGGCTCGGCAATGTCGTACCAGTGCGGGTCCTGCGACGGGCAGAAATACGGCCCGTTGAACACCTCCTGGAGGCCGAGGATCTGCACGCCTCGCCTGCCGGCCTCTTCGATGAGCGGGATGTGCGCATCGATCGCCGCCTGGCGCACTTCTTCGATGGGCGCCGCCGGGTCGGTGATGGGGGCGGCGGCCTGGATGAGGCCGCCCACAACGCGTCTGGGCATCGGCAGATCTCCTGATTGGCGGCCATTATAGTGAGCTATAGTGGCCCCTGCCGCGAGGACCATACCATGTCTACCCAGCGCGCAGAACTGGCCGTCACGTTCACGGGGCTGCGGTTCGAGAACCCGTTCCTGCTGGCCTCGGCTCCGCCCACCGAATCCGACACGAACATCATGCGCGCGTTCGAAGCCGGGTGGGGTGGCGTCGTCACGAAGACGATCGGGCTGCACCCGGTGGTCAACGTGGACGGACCGAAGACGAGATTCCTGCGCGCCACTCCTGACTCACCTCGCCTCTCCATGCAGAAGCGTCCCGGCACGGCGCTGCACTCGTCGTGGAACTGGGAGCTGATCTCCGACAAGACGATCGACTGGTGGGCGCCGCGCCTGTCGCGGATCAAGGCGGCGCACCCCACGCGCGTGCTCGTCGCGTCGATCATGGCGGGCTCCGGTTCGGATCAGGAGCTGGCGCACTGGCAGACGCTCGCGAACATCTGCCAGGACGAAGGGGTCGATGCCCTCGAGCTGAACCTCTCGTGCCCGCACATGGACCGCAAGGACATGGGCTCGAACATCGGCAAGGACCAGGGCCTGATTTCCGTCGTCACGCAGGTGGTGAAGGAAGTCGCGCGCGTGCCGGTGTGGGCCAAGCTCACCCCCTCGACCACCGACATTGTCGAGGAGGCCCGCGCCGCGTTCCTGGGGGGCGCCGACGCGATCTCGTCGTCGAACACGTTTCCATCGTTGCCGTTGGTGGATCCCGAGACGCTCGAGTTCGAGGTCAACGTGGACGGCCTGGTGTCGAGCGGCGGCCTGGGCGGTCCCGCGATCCTGCCGCTGTCGCTGGCGAAGATGTCGCAGCTCGTGCAGGCATTTCCCGACCGGGCGTTTTCCGGCATCGGCGGGATCGGCGAGTTCGCGCACGCGCTGAACTACTTCCTGCTTGGGTGCGGCACGGTGCAGGTGTGCACGGCGGCGATGCTGGACCATGCGGTGGGGCCCAACGTGATCAAGGAGCTGACCTCCGGCATGCGCGCGGCGATGGAGCGGCACGGCTGGTCGTCGCTGGAGGACTTCCGCGGCACCCGGCGCGACCGCGTCGTCGTTCACTCGAAGATCCGGCGCCCCGGCGCCAAGCCGTACCACGGCGGCTACGAAGAGGGCTATGCGTCGGCGGAGGACGTGGCGGCGCGCGTGGAACCGCAGGCGTGAGGACCGGTGCGGCCGCGGGCGAGTTCGTCGAGCTGACCGAAGACGTGTCGGCCAGCCCGCTCTGGAACCCGGACCTCGCGCCGACGCCGCTCTCGCGCCGCACGTGGACCACTTATCATTTCGCGGCGCTCTGGATCGGCATGAGCGTGGTCATCACGACCTACACGCTGGCCTCCGGCCTCATGCAGCAGGGCATGACCTGGTGGCAGGCCATGCTCACCATCCTGCTGGGCAACGCGATCGTGCTCGTGCCGATGATCCTCAACGCGCACGCGGGCACGAAGTACGGCATCTCGTTCCCCGTCCTCTGCCGCGCGAGCTTTGGGGTGAGGGGCGCGAACCTTCCCGCGATCCTGCGCGCGCTCGTCGCGTGCGGCTGGTTCGGCATCCCGACCTGGATCGGCGCCCTCGCGCTGCACACGCTGCTGACGGCCGCATGGCCCGCCTGGCGCGGCGTGCCCGGGAACGCCGGGATCGCGTTTGCGATCTTCTGGCTCGTGCAGGTCGCGATCATCGTACGCGGCCTCGAGGGCATCAGGCGGCTCGAGAGCTGGTCGGCGCCGGTGCTGCTCGGCGGCGGGTTGCTCCTTCTCGGCTGGGCGGCCGCGCGGGGCGGCGGCCTCGGCCACGTGCTCGCCGAGTCGTCGCGCCTGCAATCCGGCCGCGGATCGTTCTGGGCCCTGTTTCCAGCGGCGCTCACCGCGAACGTCGGCTACTGGGCGACGCTGAGCCTGAACATCCCCGATTTCACGCGGTATGCGCGCAGCCAGCGCGCGCAGGCGCTCGGGCAGGCGCTGGGGCTGCCGACGACGATGACGGCCTTCGCGTTCATCGGGGTGGCGGTGACGAGCGCGACAATCGTGGTGTTCGGCGAGGCCATCTGGGATCCGGTCGCGCTCATCGCGCGGATCGGCAGCGCGCCCGTCGTCATCCTCGGGGCGCTGATCGTGGTGGTTGCGCAGTTGACGACGAACATGGCGGCCAACGTCGTGTCGCCGGCGAACGACTTCTCCAGCCTCGCCCCCCGGCGCATCAGCTACGTGTCCGGCGGTCTCATCACCGCGGTCATCGGCATCGCGATGTTTCCGTGGAAGCTCTACGCGCACGCGGCGGCGTACATCTTCACGTGGCTGATCGGCTACTCCAGCCTGATGGGGGCGATCGGCGGGATCCTGATCGCGGATTACTGGGTGGTCAGGGATCGAACGCTGTCGCCGGCGGACCTGTT from Acidobacteriota bacterium includes the following:
- a CDS encoding acyltransferase, translated to MPRRVVGGLIQAAAPITDPAAPIEEVRQAAIDAHIPLIEEAGRRGVQILGLQEVFNGPYFCPSQDPHWYDIAEPVPGPTTELMAQYAKKYRMAMVVPVYEREQAGVYYNTAAVYDSDGAYLGKYRKNHIPHTSGFWEKYFFKPGNLGYPVFKTRFATIGVYICYDRHFPEGARLLGLNGAEIVFNPSATVAGLSQYLWKLEQPAHAVANGYFMACSNRVGTEAPWNIGRFYGTSYFVDPRGNFLAQGSEDRDELVTAEMDLDMIEDVRRVWQFYRDRRPESYGAMVEPR
- the hydA gene encoding dihydropyrimidinase, with product MTLLIKNGTIVTATDLYRGDVFIDGETITTIGSSLSMQADRVIDAAGKYVLPGGIDAHTHLDMPFGGTTSADDFESGTIAAAHGGTTTVVDFAIQYHGQTLHHAWEAWMKKAEGRAAIDYGFHMIITELTGQVEQEMDALVRQGVSSFKLFMAYPGVFMLDDASIFRALLRTGRNGGTICMHAENGGVIDVLVKKALAEGKTAPKYHALTRPARAEAEATHRAIALAEIADVPVYIVHLSAAEALEMVTEARDRGLPAFAETCPQYLFLSYDNYEEPGFEGAKYVMSPPLRSKETQERLWRGLAFNDLQAISTDHCPFCMKEQKTLGEGDFSKIPNGAPGIETRMSLVYDGGVRTGRISLNRFVELTSTAPAKIFGLFPRKGTIAPGSDADLVVFDPRKKVRLSVKTLHMKVDYNPYEGREVTGATDTVISRGRVIVDGGKFTGKAGAGAFVKRLSRM
- a CDS encoding NCS1 family nucleobase:cation symporter-1; amino-acid sequence: MTEDVSASPLWNPDLAPTPLSRRTWTTYHFAALWIGMSVVITTYTLASGLMQQGMTWWQAMLTILLGNAIVLVPMILNAHAGTKYGISFPVLCRASFGVRGANLPAILRALVACGWFGIPTWIGALALHTLLTAAWPAWRGVPGNAGIAFAIFWLVQVAIIVRGLEGIRRLESWSAPVLLGGGLLLLGWAAARGGGLGHVLAESSRLQSGRGSFWALFPAALTANVGYWATLSLNIPDFTRYARSQRAQALGQALGLPTTMTAFAFIGVAVTSATIVVFGEAIWDPVALIARIGSAPVVILGALIVVVAQLTTNMAANVVSPANDFSSLAPRRISYVSGGLITAVIGIAMFPWKLYAHAAAYIFTWLIGYSSLMGAIGGILIADYWVVRDRTLSPADLFKVQGRYTYSGGVNYRAIVALAAALPPVIPGFLRAAMTPGGQVTNPTLFDALYTHAWFVTFGLSFAVYLVLAERQTPVPRVDTPASGG
- a CDS encoding NAD-dependent dihydropyrimidine dehydrogenase subunit PreA (NADH-dependent; catalyzes the conversion of pyrimidines to 5,6-dihydro compounds in pyrimidine degradation), with protein sequence MSTQRAELAVTFTGLRFENPFLLASAPPTESDTNIMRAFEAGWGGVVTKTIGLHPVVNVDGPKTRFLRATPDSPRLSMQKRPGTALHSSWNWELISDKTIDWWAPRLSRIKAAHPTRVLVASIMAGSGSDQELAHWQTLANICQDEGVDALELNLSCPHMDRKDMGSNIGKDQGLISVVTQVVKEVARVPVWAKLTPSTTDIVEEARAAFLGGADAISSSNTFPSLPLVDPETLEFEVNVDGLVSSGGLGGPAILPLSLAKMSQLVQAFPDRAFSGIGGIGEFAHALNYFLLGCGTVQVCTAAMLDHAVGPNVIKELTSGMRAAMERHGWSSLEDFRGTRRDRVVVHSKIRRPGAKPYHGGYEEGYASAEDVAARVEPQA